A window of Benincasa hispida cultivar B227 chromosome 9, ASM972705v1, whole genome shotgun sequence genomic DNA:
atTCTTATACAAAAACAAATGAAGGGGAAAAGAGGAAAATCGATGGATCGATAGATTGAATCATTTggtaaaatcaaaagatgaggatgaaaaaaaaaataaaattaaggaaaaattaaatgtgtaaatTCAATTCTACTTATGTGTGAATAAGAATATACACTAAAAACtataaataaaatggaaaaaacaaaatgaaatctAATAACCATATgaataaacaaatgaaaaaaaaaaaacgaatagAACGTGATAAAAAAGTAAAtgaatgaagagaaaaaaaaaaaaaagatgaaaacagATAAATGTATACACAAATGAAAAcagataaaatcaaatatgtagCAAAAAAATAGATACCAAACAGATGGGAGAAAAATCAAGGAGAATTATTTGTTTAAATGGAAATTTACTCAcggtttcatttatttatttttttattgaatcagTACATTTGAAATATGATAACTTAGTAATTACACTTATTCATAACTACATCCTTACCTCAATTCCAACAATTATAGTATATTTATATTCGAAAAATATCTCACACATGACTTGCCAAAAATCTTATTACTTttgattttgacatttttccaaataaaacttaaatcGTGCCTACGTATTCAAATTCCTCAAAGATAAGGGCAAAAAGGCTTTCTACACCAATAacctaattaaataaatataggaaaattgGAGCGTAGGACGAATTTAAGGTTTTGTTATGAAAAATGGCAAGCAACTCATGATATGCATATGGCCAAAAATTTGTctatattaattatagaatgAAAATATTGAGTTGAGTTATGTGTATAGAGTCGTAATTGCTAATATTCTTCAAGAATAACTGTCCTCCTAATTTTGTTCTAGTTAGCATaatttccatattttattattattttagattctgtttaaccacttttcgaattaatctcattttaattaaatatctagatttttctatcaaatttatattttaaatatccatatattattaacttttattttgtccatatattttattcaaatatttgaatgttttttcattactttatacgtatttaattttatttgaatatttgaattgtttttcataattttttatatacattcttaataaattagttgtatatttttcatattcttaataaaatagttttgtatactgtttttctattattttaactatttggaaaaaaagaaatatcacttgGTTATAACTTTTGTTATCCACACAAAGTGTTCATCGATTAGGTTTTGTTGTGGTTTCTTTAACAAATACTGTTTTTGCTATGGCTTTACAACGGATTAGACTCTAGTCGATGGTAAGGGAATTCTCACTACCACGATTTTCGAAATTTTGAGGCGCATATTCCATCAAATTTATCGTTCCAACAACTTGTGGAATATATCAAAGGTAAAAATTTTCCCTCCGCTAAGTTAACTATATTTCGTTTGACAATGTACCAGATTGGTTCTGCCAATTCGAATATTATTGAAGATAAAGATATTTTGCAGGTGATGTCAAGTTTATCCGACTATATTTCTTAACAACAACTGCCCTCCTAATTTTGCtcatatagttaatataatCTCCATATTTTAATAATGGACATAACTTTTGTTACTCTTCATAAGTGTTCATCGATTTAGGGGTTTGTTGTGGTTTCTTTAATAAACTACTGACTACTCtttaataaatttgttatgCTAACTATATCTCGTTTGGATATTTTGTGGTTGATGTCAGTTTTATCAGAATCCCCCCAAATTGATTTATGTATAGTGGTAGACTAGACCATGTCTCATCTGTATTAGCAGACATTGATCATTCTTCCCAATCTCCTGAGGGCAACACTGAAATCGGTATTGAAGAAAGCGGTTTATTTCTTGTTCACGTGGATTAGACACTTTGTCAGAATACATTGTTTAGTATGTGATACATTGTTTAGTATGTGATAGTTGTCTAGGTAGAGTGtatttgttgttttcaaacggtTTTGAAATTCTCACACCTTTAGCAATTCCATGGAGTAGTTTTGACAATTgtaaatcattatttttttaattttataatccattttactatattgacaattttaaaaagtttttattatttatccaAATGAAAACTTAAATTTCGCTATTTATCTAGTCAGCccttaaatatattaaattagtagACGGTCTTAAATTCACCATTATTTCTATGTATGGGAGTACATATTTAGATCTGCTTGACCAATCTCATTCCACCCCTTCCCTCTTGTTGCTGGCCAAATTTGAGATTTAATTAGGAGTATACAATATGTATGGGAATACATGGGGAATATTTATGTAGACATTATTGccataaattatatatatataaatatatatatatattatatatatatatataatatgaggtttaaattttctattttttgttttcaacttcGAATATATATTGTATTATCATTAAGTAATATGAGAATGCTaataaattgtattttatttttcatagttatgccctagtttgggattctaaattttaaaccGAATCTGaaatctgtaaaaaaaaaaaataaaaaaataatatttgcgagacaatatatatgacataatatGTGGAATATATATCTTAAtagaaataatattaaaattaaaatatagaatatatattatataataatctTAGATCTGTTATTTCtaataaatgtatttaaaataatcTCATATAGATATTTGAAGTAAACAAAATTGAACATGGATCTTGAATATAAATCGAATACTTTATATCCATAATATAATACAAAGAAGATCAAAACTGGAAGAAATTGAATGAATTCAACATAAATGGCTATAAAAAGAATTATGTTCGATTGAATGCCACAGCCTGCCGCAAAGAAgaaatgcaacatatgaaaaaaataatcatcTTCATTAATTGTAGGaccatttcaaattttaaacaaaataaaatcatttaatGAAATCtgttgaaaaaaatgaataaaaactcTCATAATTTAAGGGAAAATAAATAcgattaattctatattaaatgCAGTAAACAAAAGATAGATATTTGAAAAAGAGAGCCATTTTCGAATTTCATTCCATAAggaaatcaaatataattttgaaaaattaaattaatagtaaaaaaaaggCTAGAATggtctaaaataataattaaaaatttctaatgaaaggacatttgtaaaatatatgaCGGAAAGAAGACGTTtagtgtaaatattttaattttatcttacTTGTTTTGGGATGAATTTGAGCATAGAGAGATTCGCTAAAAATGGAAAGGTTAAAAAGAAAAGGCTCGAGATGAAGGTAGACCTAAACAGAAATTGGTCTATGTCGAACCAACATTCAAGCCTTACCTAACAAATTGGGCCCTAGGAAACCCAACCAAGGGCTAGACCTAGAGGGCtacttctctatttttttttccctttctaacTCAAGTACCCATCAACAATATTAATTGAGCTTCTTTCTTTGGTAATCCTTGTTTTGAACTCCACTCTTTGTATGGTAATATTCttgataataataaaagatagGGTCGAGATTTGCTAGTGAAGGTAATTTAGGTATCTCAATtattcattataaaaaaaaaactatataaaagtGAGAATGTTAATCTCCAACTTCAAGAAGGACAagaatatatattcttttattggtaaattatattcatattagcAAAGACATCAAGTTAGTCTTTATGTATCTCTTATACtcaaactcaaaaaataaaaacattgatTACGTAATGGGAAGATCAAAATAGAATCAACACAACTAGTGAATAATGCTTGAATATCTTATATACAAtgtatcaataaataaaattacaaaacatcaaatcaattaactaaattaattaatcatctcCCTTACAAATATATGATCTATTTTGAATGTACAATCCCTTCATTGCCAGCCAAAATCAAGTACTTATCTTTCCTAGTAAGTTTTGTGCACTCAAATTCCAAAGCCTTACCAATCTCACTTTGCACAAAATTGGCCACATCAAACCTTGTAGAATTTTTATCATCACCATCACCATCATCATTTGATCCAAACAACAATCCATCAACCATATCCAATTCCTTAACAGTGTAAGACGGTGAAGGATTCATCAAGAAGAATAATGGATCAAAGCACTTGAACCCACTTGCAGTTGTGCCATAAAACATTGTAACATGTGTGTCATTTGCAACAGGCACAATTTTTGTACTAATCTCAGTGAACAAAGGGCTAAACCTAAGGAGATATGGCTCTCTACACGTGGTTCCTTCAGGACAAACAATCAAGTTTCCATCCGCCGATAGCAACCGCACCATTAGGGTTGCATCTCGGTCGCGGTTTCGGGTCAATCGGACAGTTCGAATCGGCGAGAAGAATTCTGAGATTGGACTTAGACTGTAGGTCACAgctgtagggttgttgattctCAATGCAGCTGAAATGTAGAGAGGGTCAAGGAGGGTTCTATGGTTACAAACATATAGAAAGCCttgattgttgttgttgttggatTTGGTATTTTCTTTGGGGATTGATATTGTGAGGTGCATTCCACTGAAGGCATTGATGGGGTAGGATAAAATAGAAGGCAAAAAGATATAAGCAAATATTCTAATGAAAGCAAGAATTAGGGCAAAAGGGAGCCACATGAAAAGGGCAAGAGTGTCAAATGGAGTTGGGTTTAGGGCTAGTCTTCCATCATGAAAGACTAATGGCTTTGGAAATTTGTCCTTAGGGAGCCTCTTCCACCTTTTCTTCTCCGCTTCATTCACGGTATAGATTTCCTGTTAATAAACATCAGCGATCGATCGTCAATACTTGTTTGatatgattttgtttttctattttgacaaaattatttatacacaggtctataattaaaaaaaattattaaatgagtaattgatttttattatattaatgatatatttttttgtttgatttacaacataaaaatgaatgagaaatcATTTTCAGATGTTCATTAATGTATGATGACTTAGAGATGTAAATGTACATCTAAATTATTTATGACaagatatattatattataatatatatatatatatatatatatttatttatttatttattcttttcatCAAGCAAGTActctaatttaaaaaaaaaaaaaagaagaagaggatttatatatatataattaagtttttttctcaaaaaaaaaaaccttcagaattctcatttgattttaaaatcagaACAAATTTGTAAGGactttatgtatatataattttactaaaacaaagtattttttctaaaaaaaggtATAATATAGTAGCAAAACTATTGATCGaagaaattatgtttttttgagaaaaaaataaaagaaaaatttttgtcgatagaaaaaatttcaaattatttacaaaaatagcaaaaaaaaaaaaaaatactgatagacgCAGATAGTTCTATTAGCATCTATCAATTATGgacttctattagtttctatcactgatagatactatagacttctatccacctctaaattttgttattttgtataaatagttttctttatttttctatttttgagaATCTcccaaccattttttttaaaagaagaaaataaaaatccatAAAATTCAGAACCAAACTTGAAACAGTCTTGGAACATaaaaatttatcaataatatataaGTCCATTAtgcatgtttattatttatgatAAGACTTGTAGATGTGAATGTATATCCAAACTATTAAAGACAAAATAGGGGTGGACGATTTTATTTTTCTGTATAATATCTTGTGTCTTGTGATATATGAAattattaaatgtaattaattttctaactagacaGTCAGAATATAAAGGAATgttctaaatatattttaatatatttctttatcatctttttaCGTATATATAACTAATTACTGATATGTTACATTAACTATAAAAGATAGAAACATCACTCGATTGATTGAttggttatttaaaaaataattaaacatgaaTTTAGGTGCTGATGAACTTAGactatttataattaattcacATTAATCAATCGTGAAAATtgttcccaaaaaaaaaaaaaaaaaaaaaactattcccATCAATTGATGATAGTGATTTATTTAACACGTGTATCCACTCAGCATTGTTTatataaatgcataattaattcaaattgatttttgaaaagaaaaatcctCAATAATGGTTGCATTTGGTTCTTAggattttaaaaaggaaattatttcaaatgttaaaactgtttaaaatatttacaaaatatagcaaaatttgataactatcaatgatagatgttgataaataatgatagatgtctatcagtgtctatcagcatctatcattgatagctctaaaattttactatattttgtaaatttttagttcctttatttttaaacttaCGCAGACAAGatcaatagatttttttttaaaaaaaattgataagatATTTTAGTTTAACCATAATATTTAAAGAAGGAGAGGGGATGAGggtaaagagagagagaaaaagatatgtatttttttttttatttaaaatgtcATTTCGATAttcataaaagtaacaatttatttactgaactttggtttgtaacaatttagtctctaaatacTTTCGATTTTATAACAAGTTAGTCCATGaactttattatataacaatttaatcattatacttttaaatttataacaatttagttcccaatgtaaataaatttatcaaaattaaatgtcaattttaattattttatgatgtatactttgtattttataaaaatattgagtttctaattagtttgttggtttttttatgcaagaaatttcattaaaccttaacattaatttttaaaatagggactaaattgttacaaatttcaaagtacaatgactaaattattacatagtaaaatttagaagctaaattgttacaaaattgaaaattgagaggCTAAATTATTATTTCAAGAATTAAACAGTTACTTTTACGGAtatttagggactaaaaaggGATTTTTAATCCAAGAAGAAAATTACTTAGggatgtatttttctttttttttcccctttggcTTTGAATTCTTgcattgaaaaaattatttaattaactttcATTTAATGAAAGAAACCATTTATTATTTGACTTTATTTAGCTACCTAAACTCATTATTATCCATACATGTGTAATCTTTTATAAATAGATGAgtaagaggaaaagaaaaaagtttagactatcaattttttgtattaaaaaagtCTCAAAGGGATAACTCAAAAGTTTcaatctaaaaattaattgaacatATAAACATGAGAATAAATTCAAAGATCTATTTGTCGATATTATAACTATTTCAATAGATTTATcgattcatttttctttttgaaaagtaaaaaaaactattcaaatataacaaatcaatatTTTTCCATACAACGTATCGGTATAAATCCAGATTATTTTAAACTATGTTGATAATCTATTTGAGTtccattttatattttaaaaaacaatacacattaactaatatatatatttttatttatttcataaccCCTAAAAAATCGTAATTAAGGCTACATTTGGCATTGTGTTAACGGTATTACAAAGTCATTTGAAAAAACCTTATTGCAGGTAgagtttttaattaataattttcaattttatacttttaatttttttaatatatttatatatttctcatctaattaaatctattttctatttttcatgagttaaatgtattgtttttttaataaaaaaatataccatattgatattttttaaaataaagatatttttcttaatatttaaaaattaatctaacAAACAATTTTTACCAtactaaacaattatttaaaattttatattataaaaaacttaaaaaacaaTTGATGATTagactattttagttattatatctaaaataaaatgtttttgtatttatttttccaaacacTCCGACTTACTTATTTAGATTTAAGCTGAAATTTACAAAAcattgttttatttcttttcataattgattttttttaaaaaaacataaccgTCAGTAATTATTTCAAAAGTTACAGCAATCACAAACAAAATCTAAGTTAATCGCAATTAAACATATGCATAGActaacaaatagaaaaaaaaaaagagacataaatatataattcaaatacttttcaaataacaattaaaaaaaagtttcataTTGTCTCAAacaaaagttttcataaacgTAAATGATAAATACAAAGGAAAATAAAAGCTCAAAGATCAGTACTCAATTTGataagtattttatttgttttttttttcaaaaataaagtcTATAAACATACTGtctaaaaaaacacaaaaacgtaatatttaaaaacttgatattatttttaacaTGAAAAATAATCCTACTATTGTATTGAGAATACATATagttttcaaaaccaaaaaaacaaaaatcaaaatagttaTGAAAATATGTAAAACAAACTGGGGATATGAgatagaattggaaaaaaaacatgGGATGGACTGTATTATCTATCATACAGTTCtacatcaaattaaaaattgtcaCGTGACAAttcacttttaaaaaaattaaaaaaataatttttatttatgtgTAGGAAAAACTGCAATCTAAACTCGACCTAAGTattacaacatttttttttaaagaaaagataaattaaaattgagaaaGGAAAACTTACATTGCAAATGGAAGAGAGTAGCTGAAAATCACAACCCTTTTGAGAGCCACAAAGCCCAATCAAATTGTCATTCTTATGAAACAACATATCactctccttttcttctttttcttcttcatgaatcaaatgagacaataatgaaGAAACCTTCACCTTTTCTTCCATCAAACCCACGAAATAACCACAAAAAACCTTCAATTCTCTACCAACCACTTCCTCAACCTCCAAATAATCTCTCAAAAAGCTCTCAATCATAACTTGTGGAAAAATATTACTAAAGCCAAttctcttcttcccttttttcaaAGCCTCAAAAACTTCCAATCCGACGTCGTTTAAGAAGAACTTAGGCAAAACTGATGATCCAACTCTAAAGTTGTCTTTTTTAACCCCAAAAAATGATATCATCACCATAATCTTCAACCCAATTTCTTGGCCGACAAGTCGGATTAAAGGGTACGACATCAATAAAGCTGTCGCACGGAGTAGTCCACCAGCTTCAAAAGCCACCAACATGAAATAAGAGAAGAAATATGGAGATGAGGGTTTTAATAGACCTCCTTCCACGTTAAAGATCAGAACTTTGTCGTCGCTGCCACCGGGAAGTTTTGTCGAAGGCGGTTGTTTTTGGTACTTACGGTGAACGGCGGCGGTGGCTCGTCggaattttttagagaaaaatcggtggaagaagaggaagagagctttgaggaagaagaaaggagtGGAAgtcatgtttttgttttgtcttTTGGTTTGGTTTTCTGAAATCGAACTGTCTGAAAAAACATAGATCGAGGGTTGTTTATTTATAGGACTTTTTATGTGCTATTGCCCTTGGTCAAGGGTTTAATTACGTAATTTGCCATTATTATTGTTTCTTCAAATGAGAACTAGCTAGTCAGCCTCTCTTATTTCGTTTTTTCTATGTGCAATTAAT
This region includes:
- the LOC120086762 gene encoding probable glycerol-3-phosphate acyltransferase 3 — its product is MTSTPFFFLKALFLFFHRFFSKKFRRATAAVHRKYQKQPPSTKLPGGSDDKVLIFNVEGGLLKPSSPYFFSYFMLVAFEAGGLLRATALLMSYPLIRLVGQEIGLKIMVMISFFGVKKDNFRVGSSVLPKFFLNDVGLEVFEALKKGKKRIGFSNIFPQVMIESFLRDYLEVEEVVGRELKVFCGYFVGLMEEKVKVSSLLSHLIHEEEKEEKESDMLFHKNDNLIGLCGSQKGCDFQLLSSICNEIYTVNEAEKKRWKRLPKDKFPKPLVFHDGRLALNPTPFDTLALFMWLPFALILAFIRIFAYIFLPSILSYPINAFSGMHLTISIPKENTKSNNNNNQGFLYVCNHRTLLDPLYISAALRINNPTAVTYSLSPISEFFSPIRTVRLTRNRDRDATLMVRLLSADGNLIVCPEGTTCREPYLLRFSPLFTEISTKIVPVANDTHVTMFYGTTASGFKCFDPLFFLMNPSPSYTVKELDMVDGLLFGSNDDGDGDDKNSTRFDVANFVQSEIGKALEFECTKLTRKDKYLILAGNEGIVHSK